From the genome of Buteo buteo chromosome 4, bButBut1.hap1.1, whole genome shotgun sequence:
ATCGAGAGCTCGTACCGCCTGGCCAAGGCGCTGGCTGACGACGTGGACTTCTGCTGCTTCCAGTTCTCCGACTTCGGGAAGGGGCTGATCAAGAAGTGCCGGACCAGCCCCGACGCCTTCATCCAGATCTCTCTGCAGCTCGCCCACTTCCGCGTGAGCTGCCCCGGATGGGacgggacggggatggggacggggacagcaTTCCCTGGTCTGACCTGGCCTCTCCGCAGGACAAGGGCTGCTTCTGCCTCACCTACGAGGCCTCCATGACACGGCTCTTCCGCGAGGGTCGGACAGAGACGGTGAGGTCCTGCACCGCCGAGTCCACCACCTTCGTGCGCAGCATGGCGGACACCCGGCAGACCGTGAGCAATGTGCAAGGGGCCGGGTCTGCAGCCCCCCAAGCCCTCCAGACCTCCTCGCCGAGCCTTCGGCTCCAtcctgctgtccccagctggGTTGGGGCTGTTCCTCCACAGCCAGCACCTCCCCTCTCTCTGCTGGTCCCATCCCTTGGGGAGGTCCCCATCTCTCATAGAGGTCCCTgtcactggggggggggtccccatgcCTCACAGTGGTCCTCATCCCTTGGGGAGGTCCCCATCTCTGGCAGATGTTCCTATTCCTGGGGAATGGCCCTGTCCCTGGAGAAAGTGCCCATCTCTGGAGGAAGTCCCCGTCCCTGTGGATGTCCCCATCCCTTGGGGACATCCCTTTCCCCGGGGAGGTTCCCATCCCTCGAGACCATCTCCCCCAGAGCTGCGCAGCCGCTCCTGACCAGGACCAGGGAGCGCTCGCCCCACGCGGAGCACCCGGGGTGGCCGGATTGGGGGTGACAGGACCCTGACCCTGAGCCCAGCTCTCCCCGCAGCGAGCAGAGCGCCAGCGGCTCTTCAAGCTGGCGGCCGAAAAGCACCAGCACATGTACCGCTTGGCCATGACCGGGGCCGGCATCGACCGGCACATCTTCTGCCTCTACGTGGTGTCCCGCTACCTGGGGGTGCAGTCCCCCTTCCTGGCCCAGGTGAGCccgggcgggcgcgggggcACGCGCGGCGCCGCGCCGTGACGGCAACACGCGTGGCACGCGGGACACCGCACGGGCACGCGGGGGAGAAAAACTGCCACCCGCACACGTGTCACCAGCGCACGTGTGCGCGAGGGCTGCAGGCACTGCATCCGGCCCGGGCGCGTGCGTCCAGCTGCCGTCGCCGGCGTGTCGCGGGGCGCAGCGGGGCGCAGCGGGGCGCTCGGCCGGCGGCACTGACGCCCGGTGCGGGCAGGTGCTGTCGGAGCCCTGGCGCCTCTCCACCAGCCAGAcgccgcagcagcagctgaagatgTTCGACCTGAACAAATATCCTGACCACGTCTCCACCGGCGGCGGCTTCGGCCCCGTGAGCATCCTccgggggagcaggggggggccctgggggggtcagcggggctggggggagccgggagggtgggggtgggCACGGAGTGGGGCTGGCTGTGGGTGTGCGAGGGGGAAGGCAGGTGGGTGTGCAAGGGCAGGAGCGTGCGTCTGTAGGGCAGGCACGTGCCCCACAGTGGGtgccccctgccccacggccaAGGTGGGTGCCCCCAGGGGTGCCATGGCCCCGCTCATCCCCCCACCACAGGTGGCAGATGACGGCTACGGCGTCTCCTACATCATCGCCGGTGAGAACCTCATCACCTTCCACATCTCCAGCAAGTTCTCCAGCAATGAGACGGTGAGAGCCCCGGGgcggaggagctggggggggggggtgtcccctgagcagggggtgcaggggctgggggctccccaggcagggaagggcaggcagcagtgcaTCTCCTGGTGCTGCAGTTGCCATCCACGCTGTAGGGTCTCCTGTGGGGTCCCCATGGGTCTGGGGCAGCCCCTGACCCTGCTGCATCCCTGCCCCTCTCCTTGGGGACCCTCAccctgctgcatcccagcaccctcctgtgggacccccccccaccccgctcgAGGCTCGTGGTGCTGCCCGTGCAGGACctgctgggggtcccagggtgcAAGGGGTGCcccaggggcagggggggccgTGTCCCGCTCTCAGGGGGGCCGGGGAGTCACTGGGATCACGGGTGCTGCCCCACAGGACTCGAAGCGCTTTGGGAGGAACATCCGGCAGGCCATGCTGGACATCGCTGAGCTCTTCGACAAGCCGGCCGAGAAGGCGAGGAAGTGAGGGGGGGAGCGGGCTCAGGCCTCAGCCCGAGGCGGGGGGACACAgagccggggctggcgggggccgCTCCGAGCTCCAGCaccggggggggtggggggcacagcGAGGGCGTTGCTGCTCTGTACATGCTTCCAATAAAGGCTGTTGGTGTgagcccctgcccagctccgCACCCGCCATCGGGCTGGGGTCCCCCGCGTCGGGCAGGCGCACCCCACGCTGGGGTTCCCTGCGCCCACCGTCGTCCCCATGGGGGTCCCGGCAGCCCCCCTGCAGCCGATGGGCACCGGCCAGCGGGCACGGGCGGCGGGTGCGTCAGCGTCTCCTCGGGCAGTGGATGAAAGGCACCGTGGAGCGGTGAGCCGTGCCCGCCGGCGAGCTGTGCCCGCCGGTGAGCCGTGCCCACCGGCCACCTGCGTAGCGGTGACGGGGAGTGTGCAGCGGGGCACGGCGGCAGGGACGCGTGCTGCGCAGAGCGCCTCGGCCGTGTCCGGCACACGGCGGGACGCCTCGCCCCACGCGGTGCCCGACGGTTGGAGGCGGCCGGCACCGTCCTCCCACCGGCTGCCCGCACCCATAGACCTCGCAGAGCTCAGGGGGGGCCAGCCGGCCCAGAGCTGCGTGGCAGGCGAGGGGCCAGGCAGGCCTGGCACAGGGCTTGGAGCCCCCCCCACTACGGGCACCTCCTCGTCCTGGGATGCTCTGGCTCTGGGATGCAGGCTGAGACCCCACTTGGCACCCACACCCTGCCTGCACATCCTGCCTTACCCCCCCTTTCTGCACCCCTGCCCGCTTCCCCTCCTGCGCTGCCAGAACTGCCCGATGTCCCCGTGCAGAGGGACACAGTGAGGAGGTGACGGGGAGGGGGCACCGCAGTGAAGTCCCCAGAGCTGGCACCGGTGCTGTGCCCACCATGGGCTGCTGAGCTGGGGTCCCTCCTGTGGGCGGGCGCAGGGACCACCATCACCCTCACCCCCAAGGAGGGGTTGCGACCCCCCGGCTGTGCACCCCAACTCAGCCAAGGGTGGCCTGAGCATCAACCAGACGTGGGGACAGAGGGCGGGAGCTGCCATCTGCCCACACTGGTGCAAATCCCCTCATGTGAGCCTCTGCTagcccctgccctgggccaCATCCTGCACCCTGACCCCACATTGGGGCTGCACCCTGCCACCCACATTGGGGCTGCATCCTGCACCTGCGCCccacagcccagctcagccccatggCCGGGGGTCTTGGAGTTGGGACCTAGAGCCTCCTAAGTGCGGTGGGGACCCCGGAGGCCGCAGGCGGGTGCCTCTGCCAGGCGGCTGTGCCGGATCCCCggggggagcaggagctgccggTGCGTGTCTGGAGCCACGATGCATGTCTGTCGGGAGCCACGGCTGGAGCCGTGCCAGGAGCCGCTGGTCTCTCCTCCCTTATCTGATCCCCAGCTGTGGGCAGCAAGCCCAGCCCTGGTCCTGGTCCTCTCCCCAACACTGCGACAGGGTGCTCCCTCTCGGCACCCCCTGTCTCCCCACGGGTCCCTCCCCGtcaccccgctcccccccgcggGTCCGTGCCCATCGCTTGGCGTCGCTTGGCGTCGCTCGGCCCATGCGTCACGTCGTGCCGAGGCGCGGTGCTGCCCAGCGGTCCTGGCTGCTGCCGCCCCCACCCGTGGGGCAGTGACCCAGCACCCGTGTTGTCTGGTGCTCACGCCAGAGCCGTGGGTGCTCACACTGGAGCGGCGGGTGCCACGCTGGTGTGGTGGGTGCCCTTGCTGGAGCAGTGGGTGCTCACGACGGAGCTGTGCGTGTTCACACCGGCTCGGCGCACGCCTACGCCGGTGCGGTGCGTGCTGCagggggctggggccggggctgggcaCAGAGCAGACAGCCCGGCGAGGCGCAGCCCAGCGCCGGGCACCGTCGTCGGGGTGAACACCAGAAGCTGCCCGAGAAGCACCGGCACGGGCAGGGCTCTGCCGGGACAGTCACTGTGGCACCCGGGGACCacgagcggggccggggccagtCGTGTTGCTGGACCGATGTTGCCCCCCAGCACGGCCCAGCTCTCCCCTGCCGGTCGGTGTTGTCACTCTGGAGGGTGCCCTGCCCCGGCACCCCGGCTGCAGAGAGCGAGGGCAGCACCCCGGGGTGCCTGGGGGCTCGGGGCAGCGGGGCCAGGACTGGGGTTCGGCTGGGCACGGGGGCTCGGGGCTCCCGGTGTGGTTGGAACCATTGCCCACAGCCGGTGCCAGCGGCGCTCGCTTCTGGGGGTGCAGAGGTGGCCCCAGGACAAGGGGGCTCTGCTACGGGCTCGTGGAGTTCCATCCAGGGATCAGTGCCTCTGGGGGTGTTGGGGTGAGGGGAGGCCTGGGCTGGGGGTCCTGCCGCAGGGGCTGTGCCCGCTCCGGGCCTCCTGCCCGCAGGTCGCAAGCAGGAGCCGTGGGGCGGCCGCCTGCTCTCTTTGATCTGGCTGCCAGCGGAGCCGGGCGGCTCCCAGGAGTGGGTGCCACCCGCCCCGTCTCCCACGCTGCCCGAcgccccgcgccccggccgCAGCGCCTATAAAGGCGTCAGGGCGGCCGCGTCCTGCTCCAGCCGGGCTCATCTCCACGTCGCTCCCACAGGTGCTGGGCGGGTGCCGtggtggtgggtgctggggcaggcaaTGGGGTGGCgggtgctggggcaggcggTGGGTgttggggtgggtggtgggtgctggggcgGGTGGTGGGTGCCCGGACCGGCCCCACGTCACCCTGCTCCCGCCGCCCCTCCgttgcagggaagggagaggatgGGACCAGCCGCCTTCCTGGGGGTCTGCCTGCTGGGCTGCCTGGCCCTGCACCCCTCGCTGCAAGGTGAGCCCCTGCCCGCgccctcccctctgccctggccCTTCGTGCACGCTACCCACCCCCCGTGGCACCCCCCCCTCCGCCTTGCTGCCCgccctccccagctccccacgCGGCCCGGAGATGGGGATCCCTGAAACACAGGGGCTGGGGATCAGCCTCCCCAAATGGGGGTGAGcggtgcccccagcccccctccccggagcTGCTGCCCACCGGGTCCCGGCTGCGGCCAggcgctgcggggggggggggggtcacagcAAAAGCCCtaacacccccccgccccgagcagGGGTGCGGGCGAACAAGTGCCCCCGGGGCTGGCTGGACTTCGGGGGACACTGCTACGGGTACTTCGGGCAGGAGCTCACCTGGCGGCAGGCAGaggtgggtgccgggggggtTGGTTGGCAGcgctgccagccccccccggacccccgcCCCgacctgcctgtccctgccaggCCTGGTGCAGGTCCTCCCGCGGGGGGGGTCACCTGGCCTCGCTGCACACCCCCGAGGAGCACCGCGCCCTCGCCGCCTTCATCGCCCGGCGCCAGcgccaggaggaggaggaggaggagaacgTCTGGATCGGCCTCTACCACCGGGTGGGTGTCCCCACGCGCGCAgccggcccccccctccctccctccctccctccctcctggagcgggggggggtcagcaccccctgccccagcctcttCCCACGCGTGGGGCTGCCGCACGCACGGCCCCGGCCCGGAGAGGTGCCCGTGCCCTGCCCACAGCCACGCGTGTTCCGTCCGTCTGTCCCGCctctccccttctgccccccccTCCGTGCTGGCTGCCGCTTGCCCACCCtggcagccccccgccccctcgctgcccccagccctgtgcccccccgTCGCTGCCTAACGCCTGCCTTGCCTCCTGCCCGTCCCCGGCCGCCAGAGCCAGGCTTGGATGTGGGTGGACGGGTCGCAGACGCGCTACTCGGCCTGGGAGGGGGACGACCCCCCCAAGAGGAAACACTGCGCTGCGCTGGACGACTCCtcgggtgaggggggggggcccgggccgggcggcggaccccccccccgacggcggaggaggggaggaggggaagctccccaggcccccccagcacccacttCTCTTCTCCTGCAGGTTTCATGTCCTGGGAGGACGAGTCCTGCAGCGAGAGGAAACCCTTCGTCTGCAAATACGCGGCCTAGGAGGGGGCCCTGCGAGGCAGCCACCCCCCCCGGACTGCGCCCTGCACCCCAaaccccgtgtccccccatgtcaCACCTCAACCCCCAACCCTGGACCCCATCGCACTATGCATCACCACAGCCCGGACCCCCGCACCCTGCACCCTTCTGCCCCATTGCACCGTGCATCACAGCCCAGACCCCCAGATCCCTCTGCCCCATTGCACCCATCACAACccggacccccaaacccctctgcCCCATTGCACCCATCACAACccggacccccaaacccctctgcCCCATTGCACCCATCACAACccggacccccaaacccctctgcCCCATTGCACCCATCACAACccggacccccaaacccctctgcCCCATTGCACCCATCACAACccggacccccaaacccctctgcCCCATTGCACCCATCACAACccggacccccaaacccctctgcCCCATTGCACCCATCACAACccggacccccaaacccctctgcTCCATTGCACCCATCACAACccggacccccaaacccctctgcCCCATTGCACCCATCACAACccggacccccaaacccctctgcCCCATTGCACCCATCACAACccggacccccaaacccctctgcCCCATTGCACCCATCACAACccggacccccaaacccctctgcCCCATTGCACCCATCACAACccggacccccaaacccctctgcCCCATTGCACCCATCACAACccggacccccaaacccctctgcCCCATTACACCGTGCAGCACAGCCCAACCCCGTACCCCATATCCCAGTGCCCCATTGCACAGGGCATCCCCACAGCccagacccccagccccccgcacccctctgcccccttgcccccagagccccccagctCCTTTGCCACTGCGGGCGgcccctgccccccaccctgacaaTAAAGTGTGCCAACAGACCCGTGATCCCGTGTCTTCCTCCATCGTGTCGTGTCCGTGGCCCCGGCACTGCCCACTCTGCCgggccctggctgggcatgactGGCCCCCACGGGTGACCCCCATGGGGGACTGGGACCCGGCAGCACCATGTGTACCCCAGGCctggcccggggcgggggggcgggcaCAGCAAAGTGCAGAGATTCCCCCATCCCTTCACGCCATGGCTCGGGGACCCACTGGCATCCCAGCTggaccccagccccccccaactcccctcCCCCTACTCTGGGGCTGcgctgggggg
Proteins encoded in this window:
- the LOC142030502 gene encoding dromaiocalcin-1-like; this translates as MGPAAFLGVCLLGCLALHPSLQGVRANKCPRGWLDFGGHCYGYFGQELTWRQAEAWCRSSRGGGHLASLHTPEEHRALAAFIARRQRQEEEEEENVWIGLYHRSQAWMWVDGSQTRYSAWEGDDPPKRKHCAALDDSSGFMSWEDESCSERKPFVCKYAA